Genomic DNA from Segatella copri:
ATAGCCGATAATCTTGACATCTACTTTTGAATGGATTAAAGTTGGTGAACCTTGTATCTTGTATTGGAAGTAGATTGTATCTATTTTCTCTGTAGTGGCTATTTTGAGAGTTTTAACTTCGTCGAATATATCCAATGTTATCTTTTTGAATTTTTTGTTGTCGCAAGCAACCACTCTTTTTTTTACAATATATCCTCGTTGGTCTGTCTTGTATTCAACAGCAACGTATGCTTCCAAATTATTTTTTTGAAACTCAATAGGATATTTACACTTTTTTTCCAATTCGTTTATGAACAACTCTCTATTTCTATAGTCAGGATTACCTGAGCTTACTCGGCGTACACCAAATAGTTGCGGAGAAGTTTCCATAAGAGACACATTTGTATTGGAGTTGCACGAACCAAGCACTACCAATAATGTCAATAATATAATACCCAATAATTCTTTCATCTTATTTATTTTATATCGCAGTCTTTCGTTTAAACGTATCTTATAAATAGTAACATTTTTCTAATCGAGAGGCTTGTTCTGCTCTATACGAGTATTCTTAACGGCTTGCTCCAAGCGGTAAGCGTGTAAAGCTTCGTCCACGTCACTCTCAAATGCGTCACGTTTCGGAGTACCAACTTTTCCAAAGTGCTTGTCAAGCACATCATCCAATGGAGTAAGATTCATCTGTGCCATATATTTATAATTTATGTACGAAGATAAGTAAAACGTTTCATAATAAGCTAAATAGTGAGATTAGATATAGTAGGAATAGCATCAAAGCGTCCCTGCAGATAAGCCTTCTCCATATCCAGCGTGTCCCGGAAATCCTTGAAATCAAACAGAGAATACAAATCACTGCTTCCATCCTCTCGCTTGTTCACGAAATTCACCTGATCCCTTCGCTGAAAATCGGTGTTCAGCAAATGGGTGTTATGAGTGGTGTAGATGAGCTGGGCATGGTCGCTATGATTGAACATACCTATCACAAATTCCACCAGCTGGGTATGGAGACTGTTGTCTATCTCATCGACAAGAAGCATCTTGCCTTCATGGATAATACCAATCATCCTCACCATCATCCGGAACAAAGTCTTGGTTCCCTCCGACTCTTCCGTCTCAAAATCAAACGCAACGGAAGGGTTGGTACGATGAAACGTCGTAATGGCATTGTTCTGAATCTTGAAGTCAATGATGTCGCTATCTGCCGTTCTCAACACCTCCAGCATCTGCTCCTTTCGTTCCTTGAACAAATTATCCAGAGAATCAATGTTAGCCACCTGATAATCAAGCACGATGTCATTGCAGAAGAACAGGAAAATCTTTTGGGCTATTTCCCTGTCCATCTGACTGGCACGAGAAATATAGAGTGTCTTCTTCGATGTATTGTCAGCTACATCGAAAGGACGCTTGATAACTGTCTTAAACTCATAGATGTCTTTCTTCTCTGTTCCTCTGCTTTCATCACGCCTGAATACCAGCGACTTGCGACCATTCGGATAATAGTACAAAGTCTCGGTGATGATTTCATCATGCATAAAGGAGAAGGAATACTCATACTCTACTCCATTCAGCAGGAAACGGATGTAGAAAGAGCTTGGCTT
This window encodes:
- a CDS encoding energy transducer TonB — translated: MKELLGIILLTLLVVLGSCNSNTNVSLMETSPQLFGVRRVSSGNPDYRNRELFINELEKKCKYPIEFQKNNLEAYVAVEYKTDQRGYIVKKRVVACDNKKFKKITLDIFDEVKTLKIATTEKIDTIYFQYKIQGSPTLIHSKVDVKIIGYGSNNKSILMK
- a CDS encoding ATP/GTP-binding protein, whose amino-acid sequence is MFSFRDEVTLDLQAAKIQTKKARELEGNLFSVDGEQMLKSVALFGANASGKSNVIKAIRACVNMVRSSHNYNVDTRFAISPFKFEDYANKPSSFYIRFLLNGVEYEYSFSFMHDEIITETLYYYPNGRKSLVFRRDESRGTEKKDIYEFKTVIKRPFDVADNTSKKTLYISRASQMDREIAQKIFLFFCNDIVLDYQVANIDSLDNLFKERKEQMLEVLRTADSDIIDFKIQNNAITTFHRTNPSVAFDFETEESEGTKTLFRMMVRMIGIIHEGKMLLVDEIDNSLHTQLVEFVIGMFNHSDHAQLIYTTHNTHLLNTDFQRRDQVNFVNKREDGSSDLYSLFDFKDFRDTLDMEKAYLQGRFDAIPTISNLTI